The following coding sequences are from one Diabrotica virgifera virgifera chromosome 2, PGI_DIABVI_V3a window:
- the LOC114343742 gene encoding RING finger protein 145-like isoform X2, whose protein sequence is MEEVHFVEQFFIKMKQFYAFISQVCFFILVDSILEKNSDFQDLKSDKSVIMALTSILFYSVFGYFVTRVKDIFQTHRLTIFTSLRSGDQLLHWVIKLILEWAKAVVIVICLREQGINYSPSITYSIVTFIYYLCTEKIFTETLPEVVEIFAIDSLDNLEYLYVPMILNLIAITVAFVACMYIYFIQCSSFLLLSMYFLLYIRLKDIYYNQWKLLQIEKALFRSFRIATREEIIAWADICAICLNSMSKARITPCKHLFHPMCLKQCLKSSFLCPLCKSNFLDHIDYK, encoded by the coding sequence GTGTGTTTTTTCATTCTCGTGGACTCTATACTAGAGAAGAATTCAGATTTCCAAGATCTAAAAAGTGACAAAAGCGTTATCATGGCACTAACGTCAATTCTCTTTTACTCAGTATTCGGTTATTTTGTTACAAGAGTCAAGGACATTTTTCAAACACATAGATTGACAATCTTCACGTCACTTCGATCTGGTGATCAACTTTTGCATTGGGtcattaaattaattttagagTGGGCCAAAGCAGTTGTGATAGTTATTTGCTTAAGAGAACAAGGTATTAACTATAGTCCTAGTATTACTTACAGTATTGTTACTTTTATATATTATCTATGTACAGAGAAGATCTTTACAGAAACCCTACCAGAAGTAGTAGAAATATTCGCCATAGATTCATTAGATAACTTGGAATACCTTTATGTACCAATGATCCTTAACTTAATAGCAATAACAGTTGCATTTGTTGCATGCATGTATATCTACTTTATACAATGTTCTAGTTTTCTTCTTCTGAGTATGTACTTTTTATTATATATACGCTTGAAAGACATTTATTACAACCAGTGGAAGCTTCTACAGATAGAGAAAGCGTTATTTAGAAGCTTTAGAATTGCAACAAGAGAAGAGATTATAGCATGGGCAGACATATGTGCCATTTGTCTTAATAGTATGTCTAAAGCTAGAATAACACCGTGTAAGCACTTATTTCATCCAATGTGTTTAAAACAGTGTCTGAAGAGTTCTTTTCTTTGCCCTTTGTGTAAAAGTAATTTTCTGGACCATATTgactataaataa
- the LOC114343742 gene encoding RING finger protein 145-like isoform X3, whose amino-acid sequence MKNRIQSVFRCVNLQILRSVCFFILVDSILEKNSDFQDLKSDKSVIMALTSILFYSVFGYFVTRVKDIFQTHRLTIFTSLRSGDQLLHWVIKLILEWAKAVVIVICLREQGINYSPSITYSIVTFIYYLCTEKIFTETLPEVVEIFAIDSLDNLEYLYVPMILNLIAITVAFVACMYIYFIQCSSFLLLSMYFLLYIRLKDIYYNQWKLLQIEKALFRSFRIATREEIIAWADICAICLNSMSKARITPCKHLFHPMCLKQCLKSSFLCPLCKSNFLDHIDYK is encoded by the exons atgaaaaatagaatacaaagtgtatttcgatgtgttaatttacaaatacttcgtagt GTGTGTTTTTTCATTCTCGTGGACTCTATACTAGAGAAGAATTCAGATTTCCAAGATCTAAAAAGTGACAAAAGCGTTATCATGGCACTAACGTCAATTCTCTTTTACTCAGTATTCGGTTATTTTGTTACAAGAGTCAAGGACATTTTTCAAACACATAGATTGACAATCTTCACGTCACTTCGATCTGGTGATCAACTTTTGCATTGGGtcattaaattaattttagagTGGGCCAAAGCAGTTGTGATAGTTATTTGCTTAAGAGAACAAGGTATTAACTATAGTCCTAGTATTACTTACAGTATTGTTACTTTTATATATTATCTATGTACAGAGAAGATCTTTACAGAAACCCTACCAGAAGTAGTAGAAATATTCGCCATAGATTCATTAGATAACTTGGAATACCTTTATGTACCAATGATCCTTAACTTAATAGCAATAACAGTTGCATTTGTTGCATGCATGTATATCTACTTTATACAATGTTCTAGTTTTCTTCTTCTGAGTATGTACTTTTTATTATATATACGCTTGAAAGACATTTATTACAACCAGTGGAAGCTTCTACAGATAGAGAAAGCGTTATTTAGAAGCTTTAGAATTGCAACAAGAGAAGAGATTATAGCATGGGCAGACATATGTGCCATTTGTCTTAATAGTATGTCTAAAGCTAGAATAACACCGTGTAAGCACTTATTTCATCCAATGTGTTTAAAACAGTGTCTGAAGAGTTCTTTTCTTTGCCCTTTGTGTAAAAGTAATTTTCTGGACCATATTgactataaataa